The DNA sequence GGCAGTCCTTTGATCCTGCACCTCCAGGGCGCAACCCAAAATACTCCGGAGAGCTTTATCCATCCGCTCAGATGTGGCTTTATCGTGGACAGGCAAGGTGAATTGCAGCCGTGGTGGCAGAATTTTATAAACTTCGAGTTCGGGACGCCGCTGAAAAACCCTCAGCGCCTCGGGCAGGCGCTTGAGAGAACAGGCTGTCAGATTAACTATGAATAAGCCAATGATCATTAGAAACAAAGGACTGCGATAGACATCGAAGAGACCCAGTCGCCAGAATAGTTCTCCCAGCAGGTCGCCAAACCTCTCTTGGTAAAATTCCCATGACTGGCCCTGTGGCAGCAACGTCCCGATGATAGCTACTACTGCCAGGAGCAGGAGACTTAATAATGCCAGACGGATGGACGTCAACCCATCCCATAAACGGGAGAGCATGGTTGTCTGTTGCCTATTCGCTAAATCAATCGATTGCAAGGCGGGTGTGTGAGGCGCCTAATAGCAACTTCAAAGTTGAGGCTGGATATCTAGGGTTCCGGTGCGTGTTAAAAGCACGGCCAAGGAATTGAGCAACTCTGCCGATCTATTCTTCCTCTCGATCTTCAGGTGGATAGTCCTCTTCATAGTCTTCGTCGAAATCGTATTCCTCTTCTTCCTTTAAGTACTCCTCATATTCGTCTTCGGTAAGCAACTCATTAAAATCTGACGGCGCCGTCATCTCAAGGCGGAGCAGCCAGCCATCGTCGTAGGGTTCTTCATTGGCCAATTCCGGAACATCATTCAGCTCATAATTTACCTCGATAATTTCACCGGATACTGGGGCTAAGAGCTCTTCCCGCCCGTTTTGAGCTTCGAGAATACCAAAAGTCTCGTCCTTCACCACTTCATCGCCTTCCTCCGGCAGCTGCAAGGAATAGATCTCCCCTAACTTCTCTTGGAGATAGTCTGAAATGCCGATAACTACC is a window from the Desulfobacca acetoxidans DSM 11109 genome containing:
- a CDS encoding glycine cleavage system protein H, encoding MKEVRELRFSQDHLWARLEEDGRVVIGISDYLQEKLGEIYSLQLPEEGDEVVKDETFGILEAQNGREELLAPVSGEIIEVNYELNDVPELANEEPYDDGWLLRLEMTAPSDFNELLTEDEYEEYLKEEEEYDFDEDYEEDYPPEDREEE